AGCCAATTCATCTAGAAACTAGTATCAACAAAGTTTACACAAAACTGAGTTGAGTCACAATTCAAATTAAGTTGAGTGTGGTGATAGGATTCGTGTATGAGTTGCATGGACATGAATGTAGTTATCGTGTACTCTTGAAGGATGCATATTACCAGTTTAGGGGTCACTGCacaaatagtttttttttttactttgtttTTTCATGGGAACAATGGGACGACTTGGGTTCGAAGTGCGGCACCTTCTTAgaacacgcgcgcgcgcggggtggggggggggggtgtagTCTCCTTTATATTTGTGTGGCattgtgatatatttttggGGCTGTGCATGCATGTGCAAATATTTGTTAATGGTTATTCTGTCTACATTGATAAAATCTTGTTCTTTACAGGTCCTGTTTTTGCATGAGTTTTGCACTCTCAGTAGAAGTTTGCATCCTGATCAACAATGGCATCTGTCTATGTTAGTATCTACTCTTCTGCTGAATGCAAGTTATGATTGTGATGGCTGATGTTGACATGATCAAATACAAAAGCAAATTCTAAGATTGTCAAAAAGGCAGGATCAGTATTCCATGTATCTTGGTCATGAGTCACGACTAAAGGAGGCTATATGTCGCAGCTCTCTTGCATTTTCCATAAGAAGACATTTTTTattcagaaagaaagaaagtagATGATTACTTTGGAGATTGCCACAAAATCATGTGTAGCCAACCCACCTTTAGTTCTGGTAGAATTCAAGTTTATTTGTAAGATATATATACATAAGTTCGTAAATGGATATATGACATCTGCAAATCAAAGAACTTTTTGATGTTGCAGGGTGCTACTGTCCACTTTTGTGCAATTCATGTGGTGCAAATTCACCCAAAACTGTGTTCTTTGAATTGTGCAACTGTTTGCTAAGCCATTCCATTTCATATCaaaagtttatttttttttttttgatgaaacaggaggggctaagccccctactggttatatattaaaaacAATAAAAGGTGATATATACATGAGCTAtcaaagtaaaaagaaaaagaagatttgGGAACTCATTTGCCCCTAGTTAGTGTTGTTTCTCATGTGTATGTCGTTTGAGCCATATTGGCATGTCCACACTTAGAATGCAGGCAACATTTCAATTACATGCCATTTCTTTTGATTTGGATGGTCAAACTTTCTTCTAGCGACTTAACCATTTTTTCTCTCACCTTTGTTTAGGGATCTTGTAAGAAAAGGTGTGTTTGACATCATTTATGATGTGTTACGGAGTCAGAATAAAGTACTCGTCTCAGCTGGGTAACCTATGGAACAATCGATGTCGTTTGTTCTTCTTTGTTTAATCCTATTTCATTTTGTCACTTCAACGGCTTTATCTGTTTGGGAAAATGCAGGATGAATGTACTTAAGCATTTTCTTGATCAGGATCCTAACTTTCTTAGAACATTTATTGCCCATCGTGAAGAAAACTATCAAGAAGGCGATTCTCTTCTTGGAGTTCTTGTAAGTTGCACCCTTTCTTTTTTGAAGTCTTCATACAACATTTATATGTGCCTTCGGTCTAAGTAGCAAATTTCTTTTGTAGAATCATCTGTTTCTATGGATTTTGGTTCTTGTTTTTCTCGTAGTGCTGTACGGTAGATATATTTGGTCCTTTGGTCAGTTTTGTTACTATCTGAGTTTTTGGTTGGGACCTGTTGAGTGTGAATTGCTTGCCCCTTCTCCTTTTTGCCTTTCAAATTTATGTGAATTCTTTGTCTATTGCTGCTTGTTTTTAGATATTGTCAATAACTGCATGAGTTGGCACTGGATGTAAATCTGGTTCAATTTACAATGGACTCACGCAATGTTTTTCTTTGATTGGTAGTTATAAATAGAAGCTTTCTTTCTACCTTATGTTCCTTTTGCTATGTGTCTTGGTGATTGAACTATCAACTTAAGTAATCGGTGGttgagggtttttttttctcaactgCATGCATTGTTCTCAAATAATGTTTAGTAACATTGACATTTGTCATTCTCACTAGAGCACATGGATATTTGTCATCACTGCCTCACTAGCATAGATACTTATGGTTTCTCATATTCAGGTTCAGGGCATGGTAATTGGCTCTGGTGAGGAATTGCGCTGTCAGTCTTGTCTAATGACACTGTTGGATCCTTCTGCTCCAAAGACAGCTAGGAATTGTGTAAGATGCATTATCATACATTATGAACTTTTGCTGTTCCTTTGATGTAAAACTGATGACTGGATGGTAAGATCTTTTTGGACTAAGGACATTAGGCACCCATAAATAATTAAACTCTTTAGAATAGCAAAGTAGTGTTTTTGCCATATCTCTGCTTATGCAATTTCTGATGGCTAGTATTCTGTCCTCGTTTTGATTTGTTTTTGGATGCATATAAGCAGCATATTTTTCTGATCACTTTGAATATTGAAATATTTTGTTTTTCTCGACCACGCAGAAGAAACATGTATCGTCGTATTAATAGTAGAAGTCAAATATTGAAATCTGGATTGCTGGTGTTCAATGAGATTGCATTGGTGTGAagatcttctttttcttctgttgCAGGAAGTTGTTATTCAAGCTTTTTTTGAGAAGCATCTTCATATATTGATTGATGTAATAGCATCTTCCTGCCCACCAAAGGGCATTGCCGGATCAGCATCTGGTTCGGTTGGTGTTGACACAATGGTTGAACAGCATTCTGCTAAGCCTGAGATATTGTTGAATATTTGCGAGCTATTATGCTTCTGTGCACGTCATCACTATCACAGGATGAAGTAATCCTCTATCCAAATGCTTCTCATTTCCCTGTTTTCTTATTATAAAATTTTCTATGGTGTTTTTTCGTGTCTCCATCTTTTTTCTTTGCTAAAAGGCAGCTCTGAATCTTTGTAGGGTCAACATTTTTGCAAGCAATGCAATGGAGAAAATTCTTACTTTAACCTGTCAGAGAGAGGCGGCTTTGGTTGTGGCAGCTGTCCGTTTTATGCGGACTGTCATTGGCAGAAAGGTAAGAAATTTACTATGTTTCATGAAGGAGGTAGCATTGCAACATTCAAGGTTCATTTGCATATCAGAGGTACAATAAAAATTGAAAACTTTTGTTCTTCGGTTGCACTTTTAAGCTGATTGGTCCTTGAGCCCTTGACTACAATTTTTTAGGACATATTAGAATGCTGTTGCAGGCTTTTGCAGTCATGCAAATTTCCACAAGATCATTAGATTAGAGATGGATGGATCATATTTGGACTTAGTTTTACATTACTCATAGCTTTTTTGCACAAAGATTATCTACGAAGGTTGCCACCTTCCCAAAGCCATTTAAATCTGATCTATCTATCTCTCAGCCAACAATCCCTATGTTGCTAAATTGCATTTCTACATAGGTTTGCACAAGGCATTCAGAAAAGTGGACCAATCCTCTCTTCCCTCTCTTGCAAACTGATAAAGCTCTGCCACTGGCTCTCACAGTACCCAATATTTTTTGAACCGTAACCAGTACCTAATGTGAGAATTCAGCTTCCTACCTTGAGCAATAGTTACCCTGGCCAGGAGCCATGTATGCTGTTTTCTGACAAAATAAAGTGTGTTTTACATCTGTACAACAacttactccctctgttcttaaatatatgacgtttaggacaagcaaattagttcatttttcaactaactagcttgtcctaaacctTATATATTTAAGGATGGAGGTAGTATTATTACTGTAGTGTCATGCCTGCCAGGTGGCCAGCAAGCATATTCTAATTGGAATGTAATTAAAATTTACCATCTCGTCCTATATTTGAACTTGAGTTGATAAAATTGGATGTGTTCCATAGGATGAGTTTCTTAATAGCCGTATTATCAAGTTGAACTTGTTGAAGCCTATTATTGAGGCATTTGTTGAAAATGGCGATAGATACAACATGCTACACTCGACGTTCCTTGACCTGTTGGATTTCATAAGAAAGGTATATACTGGAGCTATTTCTTATCTGTCAATTACGATTCAGCATGTTATGTCATTTGATGCATTTTTGCCTACAGGAAAATCTTGAGTTCCTTATTGAATATGTTGCTGAGTCCTTTTGGGACCAACTTGTGAAGTTTGAACGACTGGAGAGCATTCAGGCCTTCAAACTTAAGTATCAACAGGTTGAGAaatgatttttttccctttctgtACATGACATTGTCACTATGGATCAAGTTAAGTTACTTAGCTATTTGAATGATGATGGTGCTTCTTTTGCATTCGTGTTCTATGTACTGTAGAGTTGGGCAATTATGGTTGGTTTGTATTCTTGTTAGATCATGGAGAGTGCCAAAACAAAGCGAAGTGCTAGTGTGGTTGACATGAGAAAGAAAGCAGATGAAAGAGGTGCtgataaggaagaagagaattaTTTTAAGGACAGGTttgttcattttcattttcctcAACTGCTGCCTATTTTATATTGGTGGGCCCAGTGGAATTTGGGATTCCATTCTTTACTTTAGTGAAATTCCTTTGTTTTCCCTTAGTGACGGAGAAGATTCTGCTACGGCGGCAACGGGTGCACAAAAACAATCTATGCCAGCAAGGTATATCTCAATCTTCTGCAAATACAGATGGGATGTCCAGCTCACTCTTGCATCTAAGATTTATTTGGTAGCTTCTGCTGGTTTACATTGATAATAACTGTCAAGTATCGCTTTCAATGAACTCATTTTTAgtttctgaactctgaagaacaCTTTGTATCTGTTATCTCACTGATCTTGTTATATCTTCAGGCCTAAATCTGGTGGGCATGCAGATTgtgatgatgacaatgatgatAAAAATTATGATCCACCTCCCAGGAAGCCTATTAAGgctgatgaggatgatgaggcCCTAGTTAAACCCGTGGTGAGGAGCAGTCCAGATGATGGCAGCCATACATCTGTGAAGGCTCACAAGAAGCCAAAGCTACGAGTTCGAATTAGCTTTGCGAAGAGTGTTGCTTCAGCTAGTGTGACTGCTAGACACTCTGGTTTGGAATATGAGGAGGAGGTCGCCCGCTCGCCTTCTACAAGCACAGAAAGTTCTGAAGACAGTGATGGTTTAGGAGGTGGAAGCCCAGGCTCTCAGCATCAACTACAAAAGGGAGAGGACGGCAATGACACTGCTGAGGATTCATCCCCCAAAATGGTTCTAGATACCGCAAAATCAACTGATTCAGAGCCTAAGTGAGATGGGACTGTTCTTTTTCTCACAATAGACTTCAACAACCTGCCGTTCCTTGTGATGAAAAGGAGAGTGCACATTCTGCTCCAGAGAATACTGGATCCATAATGTGCTAAACTTGGAACCTGCAAGAACGATCGGAGATATTTTTTCGCCACAGTCGTGTACATCTGACTGTAATTGTGGCTGAGTTGCGAACATGTACGGTTGACTACCGAGGGAGATTCGAAGTTGAGAATGAGCTTTCTTGGTGCGACATCATGGAATAGAAAGGTcttactagttttttttttgcatttgagTAGTAAGACCATTGTAGAGGGCCAGAGGGGCAGAAAATGTGCGCCCTCTGCTCGAAAATTTTCATCTAGGGTGATTGACTAAGCTGCCGCTCTTATAGAACTGCTAAGATAGGTTAGCTTGGATTCAGTTGCCTTGTACAAAGCTTGCGTCATAGATCTGTGTAATTTGTTAATGCGTGG
This portion of the Setaria viridis chromosome 7, Setaria_viridis_v4.0, whole genome shotgun sequence genome encodes:
- the LOC117864356 gene encoding uncharacterized protein isoform X2 gives rise to the protein MLKDAHIYGSACFPYRKNYNLVLLAVIPCPKFEIPEASSSSHGLIDDSLVSVNDELPDLPPLELSSLPLILKIVLEWGMKNQTLAAELISQDDDFFPKLVDLFRMCEGSRNMDGLHMIFRLVKGIILLNNFEMFNNIFSDDFILDMIGALEYDPEVCHVHNHRASVQKQVVFKEAIPIKNAYVASKIHQTYRIRYIKDVILPKVLDEATAESIDSIIRGNNVLVVCVLRDDASFIQDLFAKMKSSNISAESKSKLVLFLHEFCTLSRSLHPDQQWHLSMDLVRKGVFDIIYDVLRSQNKVLVSAGMNVLKHFLDQDPNFLRTFIAHREENYQEGDSLLGVLVQGMVIGSGEELRCQSCLMTLLDPSAPKTARNCEVVIQAFFEKHLHILIDVIASSCPPKGIAGSASGSVGVDTMVEQHSAKPEILLNICELLCFCARHHYHRMKVNIFASNAMEKILTLTCQREAALVVAAVRFMRTVIGRKDEFLNSRIIKLNLLKPIIEAFVENGDRYNMLHSTFLDLLDFIRKENLEFLIEYVAESFWDQLVKFERLESIQAFKLKYQQIMESAKTKRSASVVDMRKKADERGADKEEENYFKDSDGEDSATAATGAQKQSMPARPKSGGHADCDDDNDDKNYDPPPRKPIKADEDDEALVKPVVRSSPDDGSHTSVKAHKKPKLRVRISFAKSVASASVTARHSGLEYEEEVARSPSTSTESSEDSDGLGGGSPGSQHQLQKGEDGNDTAEDSSPKMVLDTAKSTDSEPK
- the LOC117864356 gene encoding uncharacterized protein isoform X1, encoding MPSTAGKKPGLYSVEQAEQGRRGGADPDLDVAVYAKVEHVKVYCLTDDGQCYDQGTGHVTIDYFEGSSKIALAVVDEEDDGTLLLHNISSDDIYRNEEETTISFKDPERALDLVLSFEDAEGCSYIWQRMLSIQKKLQSSVVGSQVIPCPKFEIPEASSSSHGLIDDSLVSVNDELPDLPPLELSSLPLILKIVLEWGMKNQTLAAELISQDDDFFPKLVDLFRMCEGSRNMDGLHMIFRLVKGIILLNNFEMFNNIFSDDFILDMIGALEYDPEVCHVHNHRASVQKQVVFKEAIPIKNAYVASKIHQTYRIRYIKDVILPKVLDEATAESIDSIIRGNNVLVVCVLRDDASFIQDLFAKMKSSNISAESKSKLVLFLHEFCTLSRSLHPDQQWHLSMDLVRKGVFDIIYDVLRSQNKVLVSAGMNVLKHFLDQDPNFLRTFIAHREENYQEGDSLLGVLVQGMVIGSGEELRCQSCLMTLLDPSAPKTARNCEVVIQAFFEKHLHILIDVIASSCPPKGIAGSASGSVGVDTMVEQHSAKPEILLNICELLCFCARHHYHRMKVNIFASNAMEKILTLTCQREAALVVAAVRFMRTVIGRKDEFLNSRIIKLNLLKPIIEAFVENGDRYNMLHSTFLDLLDFIRKENLEFLIEYVAESFWDQLVKFERLESIQAFKLKYQQIMESAKTKRSASVVDMRKKADERGADKEEENYFKDSDGEDSATAATGAQKQSMPARPKSGGHADCDDDNDDKNYDPPPRKPIKADEDDEALVKPVVRSSPDDGSHTSVKAHKKPKLRVRISFAKSVASASVTARHSGLEYEEEVARSPSTSTESSEDSDGLGGGSPGSQHQLQKGEDGNDTAEDSSPKMVLDTAKSTDSEPK